In one Liolophura sinensis isolate JHLJ2023 chromosome 11, CUHK_Ljap_v2, whole genome shotgun sequence genomic region, the following are encoded:
- the LOC135478221 gene encoding tenascin-X-like yields the protein MGLYHQNVLERFNGKVYQRGQTYPKDCNTCTCNGLTGGWDCTTQTCWKQCTYGGKVYQRDQTYPKDCNTCTCNGLTGLWDCTANTCWKDCRFNGQVYQRGQTHPQDCNTCTCNGLTGEWDCTTKTCWKQCTYGGKVYQRDQTYPKDCNTCTCNGLTGLWDCTANTCWKDCRFNGQVYQRGQTYPKDCNTCTCNGLTGEWDCTTKTCWKQCTYGGKVYQRDQTYPKDCNTCTCNGLTGLWDCTTNTCWKECTFNGKVYQRGQTHPKDCNTCTCNGYTGRWDCTTETCWKHCRFNGQVYQRGQTHPKDCNTCTCNGLTGGWDCTTDICYKGCVDGDYKYYEGEAFRKDCNLCVCHANHVIACSSTPCGDGCPAGGITPYQCGSATCQNSVCPAYPEAQCLGFCNRCITRFFVQGNDVTDYCSCDYHGVLRKYGETFFHKCNKCLCLEGRGVACSKHPCPPGGGTGIPPVIKLPKTPPPVIPISGPCDHFCPYDPCSEVCKSFPNAKCQPDHCGSCTPKYTVDGVTVNCNGKKIPYQFGPVRRGVVVLIHKVCPELLPSKWEHYRFQNPLILVLVHVSIQDVQVAFTSAMKSTPDGDPTAPALDSGHDAIFVQSLVSLTTHHHTAIFPVDDKTRLITEYHVSPVSHLPVQVFPRPG from the exons ATGGGACTGTACCACCAAAACGTGCTGGAAAG ATTCAACGGTAAGGTGTACCAACGTGGCCAGACATATCCGAAggactgtaacacgtgtaccTGTAACGGTCTGACAGGAGGATGGGACTGCACCACTCAGACATGCTGGAAAC AATGTACATACGGTGGAAAAGTGTATCAGCGCGATCAGACTTATCCCAAggactgtaacacgtgtacgtgtaatgGACTTACTGGACTGTGGGACTGTACCGCCAACACCTGCTGGAAAG ACTGTAGATTCAACGGCCAGGTGTACCAACGTGGCCAGACACACCCACAggactgtaacacgtgtactTGTAACGGTCTGACAGGAGAATGGGACTGTACCACCAAAACATGCTGGAAAC AATGTACATACGGTGGAAAAGTGTATCAGCGCGATCAGACTTATCCCAAggactgtaacacgtgtacgtgtaatgGACTTACTGGACTGTGGGACTGTACCGCCAACACTTGCTGGAAAG ACTGTAGATTCAACGGCCAGGTGTACCAACGTGGCCAGACATATCCAAAggactgtaacacgtgtactTGTAACGGTCTGACAGGAGAATGGGACTGTACCACCAAAACATGCTGGAAAC AATGCACATACGGTGGAAAGGTGTATCAGCGTGATCAGACTTATCCCAAggactgtaacacgtgtacgtgtaatgGACTTACTGGACTGTGGGACTGTACCACCAACACCTGCTGGAAAG aATGTACTTTCAACGGTAAAGTATATCAACGTGGCCAGACCCACCCAAAAGACTGTAatacgtgtacgtgtaatgGTTATACCGGGCGATGGGACTgtaccacagaaacgtgttggAAAC ACTGTAGATTCAACGGCCAGGTGTACCAACGTGGCCAGACACATCCGAAggactgtaacacgtgtacatgtaacggtCTGACAGGAGGATGGGACTGTACTACCGACATCTGCTACAAAG GTTGTGTGGACGGCGATTACAAATATTATGAGGGAGAAGCCTTCCGGAAGGACTGTAACCTGTGTGTGTGTCACGCCAACCACGTGATTGCCTGCTCGTCAACGCCTTGCGGAGACG GATGCCCAGCAGGTGGCATCACACCATACCAGTGCGGGAGTGCCACGTGCCAAAACAGCGTATGTCCCGCTTATCCTGAGGCACAGTGTCT TGGTTTCTGCAACAGGTGTATAACCCGATTTTTCGTTCAaggaaatgacgtcactgacTACTGCA GTTGCGATTATCATGGCGTATTGAGAAAGTACGGCGAAACGTTTTTCCACAAGTGTAACAAATGCCTGTGTTTGGAGGGCCGTGGAGTGGCTTGTAGTAAACACCCCTGCCCCCCAGGTGGTGGAACGGGAATCCCCCCTGTGATTAAGCTGCCCAAAACTCCGCCCCCCGTTATCCCTATATCTG GACCCTGTGACCATTTTTGCCCCTACGACCCCTGTTCGGAAGTCTGCAAGTCCTTTCCCAACGCCAAGTGCCA GCCTGATCATTGCGGATCATGTACCCCCAAATACACAGTGGATGGTGTTACTGTGAACTGCAATGGTAAG aaaattccGTATCAGTTCGGTCCGGTGCGGCGTGGCGTTGTCGTCCtgatacacaaagtttgccctGAATTGTTGCCGAGCAAATGGGAGCATTATCGTTTCCAGAATCCGTTGATATTGGTGCTGGTTCATGTGTCCATCCAAGACGTGCAGGTCGCATTTACCAGTGCTATGAAAAGCACCCCAGACGGTGACCCCACCGCCCCCGCCTTGGACTCTGGGCATGATGCAATCTTCGTTCAGAGCCTCGTGAGCCTGACGACGCACCATCACACGGCCATCTTCCCGGTAGACGACAAAAcgagactcatcactgaatatcacgtgtcgccagtgtcccacctgccagttcaggtgttcccgcgcccaggataa
- the LOC135478222 gene encoding tenascin-like gives MVEMIIGKTATLYKMQVVECTFNGQVYQPGKTHAKDCNTCTCNGATGLWDCTTNTCWKECTHSGQVYQRDQTYPNDCNTCTCNGLTGQWDCTTNTCWKECTHNGQVYQRRQTYPKDCNTCTCNGLTGLWDCTTNTCWKQCTHNGQVYQRDQTYPNDCNTCTCNGYTGEWDCTTKTCWKECTYNGHVYQRGQTYPQDCNTCTCNGVTGGWDCTTLTCWKRK, from the exons AATGCACATTCAACGGCCAAGTGTATCAACCTGGCAAGACTCATGCCAAggactgtaacacgtgtacgtgtaatgGAGCTACCGGACTGTGGGACTGTACAACCAACACGTGCTGGAAAG AATGTACACACAGCGGTCAAGTGTATCAGCGCGATCAGACTTATCCCAAtgactgtaacacgtgtacgtgtaatgGGCTTACCGGACAATGGGACTGTACCACCAACACATGCTGGAAAG AATGCACACACAACGGCCAAGTGTATCAACGTAGACAGACCTATCCCAAggactgtaacacgtgtacgtgCAATGGACTTACTGGACTGTGGGACTGTACCACCAACACGTGCTGGAAAC AATGCACACACAACGGTCAAGTGTATCAACGCGATCAGACTTATCCAAAtgactgtaacacgtgtacgtgtaatgGGTATACAGGAGAATGGGACTGTACCACCAAAACGTGCTGGAAAG AATGTACATACAACGGCCACGTCTACCAACGTGGCCAGACATACCCACAggactgtaacacgtgtacgtgtaaCGGTGTGACAGGCGGATGGGACTGCACCACGCTGACATGCTGGAAACGTAAGTGA